From Elephas maximus indicus isolate mEleMax1 chromosome 1, mEleMax1 primary haplotype, whole genome shotgun sequence, a single genomic window includes:
- the LOC126085595 gene encoding trace amine-associated receptor 7a-like encodes MSTELSPPAPVQLCYENLNGSCVKTSYSPGPRVMLYLVFGSGAVLAVFGNLLVMISMLHFKQLHSPANFLIASLACADFLVGVTVMPFSTVRSVESCWYFGEIYCTFHSCFNGSFCYASIFHLCFISVDRFIAVTDPLIYPTRFTASVSGICIAFSWLLSILYSFSLLCSGANETGLEELVSGLSCVGGCQIAVNSNWVFVNFVLFFIPTLVMIIVYSKIFLVAKQQARKMESLSNKTETSSDSYKDRVAKRERKAAKTLGIAVIAFLISWLPYFIDTVIDAFLGFITPTYIYEILVWFAYYNSAMNPLIYAFFYPWFRKVIKLIITGKVLRENSSTTNLFSD; translated from the coding sequence ATGAGCACTGAATTGTCCCCCCCTGCCCCTGTACAACTGTGCTACGAGAACCTGAATGGATCTTGTGTCAAAACTTCCTACTCGCCCGGACCCCGGGTGATGCTGTACTTGGTGTTTGGCTCTGGGGCTGTGCTAGCTGTGTTTGGAAATCTCCTGGTGATGATTTCAATGCTTCATTTCAAGCAGCTACACTCTCCAGCCAATTTCTTGATTGCATCCCTGGCCTGCGCTGACTTCTTGGTGGGAGTAACTGTGATGCCCTTCAGCACAGTGAGGTCTGTGGAGAGCTGCTGGTACTTTGGGGAGATCTACTGTACATTTCACTCTTGTTTTAATGGGTCATTCTGTTATGCTTCTATCTTCCACTTGTGTTTCATTTCTGTCGATAGATTCATTGCTGTCACTGACCCTCTGATCTATCCAACCAGGTTTACAGCATCTGTTTCTGGCATATGTATTGCCTTCTCTTGGCTTCTTTCAATTCTTTATAGTTTTTCACTTCTTTGCTCAGGTGCAAATGAAACTGGGCTAGAAGAACTAGTAAGTGGTCTATCCTGTGTGGGAGGCTGTCAAATTGCAGTAAATTCTAACTGGGTgtttgtgaattttgttttatttttcatcccCACACTCGTGATGATAATTGTGTACTCCAAGATTTTCCTCGTAGCTAAACAACAAGCCAGGAAAATGGAAAGTCTGAGCAATAAGACTGAGACATCATCAGACAGCTACAAAGACAGAGTGGCCAAGAGGGAGAGAAAAGCAGCCAAAACGCTGGGAATTGCTGTGATAGCATTCCTGATTTCGTGGCTGCCCTACTTCATTGATACAGTAATTGATGCCTTCCTGGGTTTCATCACACCCAcatatatttatgaaatattaGTTTGGTTTGCTTACTATAACTCAGCGATGAACCCCTTGATTTATGCTTTCTTTTATCCTTGGTTTCGAAAAGTCATCAAACTAATCATCACTGGCAAAGTCTTGAGAGAGAATTCTTcaacaacaaatttattctcaGATTAA